The Mya arenaria isolate MELC-2E11 chromosome 16, ASM2691426v1 genome includes a window with the following:
- the LOC128222127 gene encoding gastrula zinc finger protein xFG20-1-like has translation MQDLSLFKEVPGYRPILRAVLKHQIQTLINQLACHTGEESVLISASVEEGTLTHIGSDFGKNFVDGHEEIKAQFLGFCLKRNQISKAVKQEPEQFTRKKGPFPARGRGAVNKAFTGNQRHRPYPVTLTKVEPVYQEDRASYQTANQSTVQTTQSAAYFNQSVFPTNEKLQQNQSATGIQDQKHNANQSTTSECTEIIAESQISATSSETQGEASVISTTAALTQPSCTASEVGPTKLKIIFSKSHTDANIQDTASHRRSGNERGIEMNTGSEMVVPTVIDAVNQVECDNSNISNDTERSNSSEQFENADSLSYNSDILKEETATESDNSLTTSSMGKFHYTLGLGLSERKSQRKAQEPRKNIPILPKTNRDSSIKSEPFSDSVVKSETSISRKNNNKITEVSVNGKPKSAFGIISNKKCVIGKEKSAQERKLELENYLYQDHTARPYPCALCPKRFKERHHLIYHMRTHSGQRPYACNICGKCFTQSSSLNTHKKTHFKDLHCGKCSQVFRRQAEYLNHACVWK, from the exons ATGCAGGACCTATCACTGTTTAAGGAGGTCCCCGGGTATCGACCAATACTGCGGGCTGTCCTCAAACACCAGATACAGACACTG ATCAACCAGTTGGCCTGTCACACCGGTGAGGAGTCTGTGCTGATCTCTGCCAGTGTCGAAGAGGGCACTCTCACACACATTGGCTCAGACTTTGGTAAAAACTTTGTGGATGGTCACGAGGAAATCAAGGCTCAGTTCCTTGGATTCTGTCTGAAAA GAAACCAGATCAGCAAGGCAGTTAAGCAGGAGCCAGAACAGTTCACTAGGAAAAAGGGACCATTTCCTGCCCGTGGGAGGGGGGCAGTCAACAAGGCGTTCACTG GTAATCAGAGACACCGACCTTACCCAGTCACCCTGACCAAAGTAGAACCAGTCTACCAGGAAGACAGAGCCAGCTACCAGACAGCCAATCAGAGCAcagtacaaacaacacagtctGCTGCTTACTTTAACCAGTCTGTATTCCCTACTAATGAGAAATTACAACAGAACCAGTCGGCCACTGGAATCCAAGATCAAAAACACAATGCAAACCAGTCCACAACAAGTGAATGTACTGAAATCATTGCAGAGTCACAGATCTCTGCCACCAGCAGTGAAACACAAGGGGAAGCAAGCGTAATATCAACCACCGCAGCATTGACCCAGCCCAGCTGCACCGCAAGTGAAGTGGGTCCTacaaaactgaaaataattttctCTAAGTCACATACTGATGCAAATATACAAGACACTGCCTCTCACAGGAGATCAGGGAATGAACGTGGGATTGAGATGAATACTGGATCTGAAATGGTTGTTCCAACAGTCATTGATGCAGTTAATCAAGTTGAATGTGACAATAGCAATATCTCAAATGACACTGAAAGGTCCAATAGCAGTGAGCAATTTGAGAATGCAGATTCTTTGAGTTACAATTCCGATATCCTTAAAGAGGAGACTGCAACTGAATCAGACAACAGTTTAACCACCAGTTCTATGGGGAAGTTTCATTACACACTGGGACTGGGACTCAGTGAGAGGAAATCTCAGCGGAAGGCCCAGGAACCCAGGAAAAATATTCCAATACTACCAAAGACAAACAGGGACAGCAGCATCAAGTCCGAGCCGTTCTCTGACAGTGTTGTTAAATCTGAGACCAGCATATCAAGgaagaataacaacaaaattacTGAAGTAAGTGTAAATGGAAAGCCCAAGTCTGCATTTGGTATAATCAGCAACAAGAAGTGTGTGATTGGGAAGGAGAAGTCAGCCCAGGAGCGTAAGCTTGAGTTGGAGAACTACCTGTACCAGGATCACACTGCCCGTCCTTACCCCTGTGCACTCTGTCCCAAACGGTTCAAGGAGAGACACCATCTGATATACCACATGCGCACTCACTCAGGCCAGCGCCCCTATGCATGTAACATATGTGGCAAGTGTTTCACGCAGTCCAGCTCCCTGAACACTCACAAGAAGACCCACTTCAAGGACCTTCATTGTGGCAAGTGTTCACAAGTGTTCCGCAGACAGGCAGAATATCTCAACCACGCTTGCGTCTGGAAATAG